In one window of Deinococcota bacterium DNA:
- a CDS encoding VOC family protein yields the protein MEEVSPGAPPGPLDVLETCLYVGDLGGARSFYEGVLGLTLVSEVAGRHLFFRLGEGMLLLFKPETSSQGGDLPGHGATGPGHLCFKVGEADLDAWRMYLQARGVVISAEQAWPKGGRSLYFEDPAGNVLELAPARIWG from the coding sequence GTGGAAGAGGTGAGTCCTGGAGCCCCACCCGGTCCGCTCGATGTCCTCGAGACCTGTCTCTACGTGGGCGACCTGGGGGGCGCGCGCAGCTTTTACGAAGGCGTGCTCGGCCTGACGCTCGTCTCCGAGGTGGCCGGCCGCCACCTCTTCTTTCGCCTGGGAGAGGGGATGCTCCTGCTCTTCAAGCCCGAGACCTCGAGCCAGGGCGGCGACCTGCCCGGCCACGGCGCGACCGGGCCGGGCCATCTCTGCTTCAAGGTGGGGGAGGCGGACTTAGACGCCTGGAGGATGTACCTACAGGCCCGCGGCGTCGTTATCAGCGCCGAGCAGGCGTGGCCGAAGGGCGGCCGCAGCCTCTACTTCGAGGACCCGGCCGGCAACGTGCTCGAGCTGGCGCCCGCGCG
- a CDS encoding enoyl-CoA hydratase-related protein, whose protein sequence is MSLVPSEDRGAVRVLRLNRPEVRNALSADLQEALLGALETARDDTNVRALVLTGAGKAFCAGLDLAGLRAISQSSAEENRRDSSRFARLLETLYTFPKPVVAAVNGHAVAGGAGLASACDLVVMSEDAKLGYTEVKIGFVPAVVAVLLLRQTGEKRARDLLLTGRLVLALEAQAMGLVNEVVTADEVLPRALALAEMVAANSPTSLDLTKTLLSALPGMGFFDALRYAVDLNALARGTADLQEGVSAFLEKRQPSWKR, encoded by the coding sequence ATGTCACTCGTTCCCAGCGAAGACCGCGGCGCGGTGCGGGTCTTGCGCCTCAACCGCCCCGAGGTCCGCAACGCGCTGAGCGCCGACCTGCAAGAGGCGCTCCTGGGCGCCCTCGAGACCGCCCGTGACGACACAAACGTGCGCGCGCTGGTCCTGACCGGCGCGGGCAAGGCCTTTTGCGCCGGCCTCGATTTGGCGGGCCTGAGGGCGATCAGCCAAAGCTCGGCCGAGGAGAACCGGCGCGACTCGAGCCGCTTCGCGCGCCTCTTGGAGACGCTCTACACCTTCCCCAAACCGGTGGTGGCGGCAGTCAACGGCCACGCCGTGGCGGGCGGCGCCGGGCTGGCCTCGGCCTGCGATCTCGTCGTCATGAGCGAAGACGCCAAGCTGGGCTATACCGAGGTCAAGATCGGCTTCGTGCCCGCCGTCGTCGCCGTCCTGCTGCTGCGGCAAACGGGCGAGAAGCGCGCGCGTGACCTGCTGCTGACCGGGCGCTTGGTTCTTGCGCTCGAGGCGCAGGCGATGGGCCTGGTGAACGAGGTCGTCACCGCGGACGAGGTGCTGCCTCGAGCGCTGGCCCTGGCGGAGATGGTGGCCGCCAACTCGCCGACCTCGTTGGACCTCACCAAGACGCTGCTCTCGGCCCTGCCCGGGATGGGCTTTTTCGACGCCCTGCGCTACGCCGTGGATTTGAACGCCCTGGCGCGGGGTACCGCCGACCTACAGGAGGGTGTGAGCGCCTTTTTGGAGAAACGCCAGCCCTCGTGGAAGAGGTGA